The DNA region TGGCTCGATAGAGATCATCATCAACTTTCCGTGCTGCCTTAGGCACGAGATTCGCTATGCCATTGAACTTCGAGATGCTCAGGTCACTGTAAATTGCAATCTCGCCTAGATACACATCCACAATCTTGGCCACTCTCTGCAAAGTAGAAGAGCAGAACTCCCTCAAATCGTTCGCATTGAAAACAGCCACGCTTTTCTCCTTCTCTACGAATCCCGCTAAGATCCTCCTCACACTCTCGAGATCAAAGAGCCTCTCCCCATCATAAGTGAATGAGAGCACTAGAAGGTCGTCCACAGTTACGTGCTCGAAAATTGCTGAGATCCTCTTCTCAAGCTCCTTCTTACAGCCTGTCGAGGCTTTCACAAATATGGCACATCGGAGAAGGCAGCATAGGAAGTTGATTGGGAAAGCAGCCTTCTCAGAGGGCAGAAGGGCAACTATGGATTCCACAAGCTTGCACTGTTTGGTCATGTGTTCGTGGTCAGTGGGAGCCGATGACCTGGTCCCATTGCCAGAATGGTCCCGGACAAGATCCCTAAGGTTCCTCTCGGTGTACGTCATAATAGACCTTGCCAAGACTACGGGTTTTGTGCCCCTTGCTCTCATGGCACTGATAATCCTCCCGAAGAAAGCCACATCCAAAATGGTTAGCTCCTCCATCCACCAGTTTGGTGGCGAACGGCTCGGAAAATCAGCCTCTTTACATGCCTGTAATCGAAACAGATCATATTAATTCAGATGAGTCTTTCCATAGAAGTATGAAATCTTTAAGCTTGATCAACGATTTATGCGAACCAAAAGGGACCTAAACGCATCGATCAACAGTACAATTTTTATGTCTCTACCTCAAAGATTGCAGCTTCAATGCATCTATCAACAATTTTGAGGTCTTCCGCCAAGGGGAGGAGATCCTCGCATGACTTTAGAACTGCAACTGAGCTCAAGAAGCTTGAAAATCCAACCTGTGAGAGGAAATCATCAGTACGACCGGCGAGATTGTCATCACAATAATGATCTGTCATCTGAAGATACTCGGCGGCACAGCGAAGGGCAGCCACGTTTTGAACTGTGATCTCAAAGTTCACACCATAGGAGAACTTGGCAGCCTTCTCGAAGGTATTGGCGCCCCCAGGGATGCCGGAGAGGTCGATCTTAGTCAGATCTTTTTCCCCCGATTCCATCACGAGTTTCCTGATGTGGTTGCTCTTTGCCACCAGCATGAACTGTTTGTTGCAACCCGGTTAAGAGTGAACTCTACTTCCTCAGTTATGTTTGCCAAGGATAATTGTCATGAAATAGGAATAGATCGAATTTCACACCTTATGAAGGGAAAAGTTCGCTTCTCCGACTTTGATAACCACATCAGTTGGAATTCCTTGAGACATGATCCTGTATAGAGGTAATGTGTAATCAGTAATTGGTACAGAATACTGAAGCTTTGATCCGAAACAACAAATCGTTTCACACAGGGGATTAAAGTTAACTACCATTGGGCAGTCCTCTCCATGGCGAAGGAGACCTTTCTGTTCTTTGTAGGAGCGGCCATGACTCTGTTGGCTTCCACTTTACACGAGCTGAAGATCAGAGGAGACCTCTTCACCTGAGAGAGCATCACCTCTCTCAAAACGAAGTGGTATATAACTTCGGTAGAGAGAAGATGACGCTCGCCGTGCTATCCAACTGCAGGAGATGAGTTTACAAAGATTTTAATCTTCTTTACTTGACAGCAGATTGTAAAATTATCAGAAGATTACAAAAGATACCGTTCGAGCAACTATGCTATTGTTGTTCCTTCAAAGAGTATCGAGACAAACCAAACGAGCAACAAATGAGTTCCTCCCTCGAGAACCATTGACACATCAAACAAGTTATTACTATTGGTTCGTGATAAAAGTGCTGAGTGAAACAATATGGACTTCACATGCATGAATATACTTGAATGACTCAAGAAGACGATGTGTCATATCATTCCGGGGAGCCAAACCGAAACATTGATTCTTTCAGTGACATGACAAAACTTCAGAATCTAAGCAGCGAAGTCATACCTCTTTGGGTTGGCAGTGAAACCTCGGAATGGATTCACAGTTTCATACGATAAGTTGATGAGGAGTTAATGCAAGAACAAGCGTCCAGCTTTACTTATAGAACTAGGAAAAAGGTTCCATTACTGCCTGACAAAGGACATGTCATCCTGGCCCAGTTACAGCAAGTGGTTCCAGAGACCCGGACCACATCAACGCAGCCGAATTCCCGGCCAGACCGAACTACAACCGTTGATCATTGTAGGTCCCATAATGAACGACGGGTGCAGCAGCGGATGATCCAGTCATCCAATATGGATGCCTACTGGGTCACAGCAAACAATGCCACAATAGCGAAGAAATTGAAAACAACAGGATGATGAACAATAACGAGGGGTGGGCTCTCACAGGAATCAGATGCCCTCCACATCTATCAAATGATGGATGTCCACGTTGGATTATCTCTTCCCTTATCATCCACTCTCCTTCCAGTGTTAGATATCTAATGGAACCCACCACCAACGCCTTTATTTTAtctaatttttgttttctattCTTGGTATATAATTGCCCTCAAGGACAAATAATTGACCATTTCTAAATTATTGATTACTAATATGAGAATAATTGACCATTTCTAATTCGACTCATGAACGATGTCACTACATCAAATTAATCTCATCTCTAAGAAAATACACATGCCCTATGGACCTTTCCACGCATATATCCAATGAGATTTTGAGAGGAGCACTACTCATATCTGCAAGCCTATAGTCAAAAACTACTACTGATTCGAAGTATAACTATACTAGGACTCAAGAGTTTGGATTCGTCACCTCAACTCCAATAAGATTTTAAAGGAACGCCACCCATCTGCAAGCATTTCAATGACAAATAAGGGGACCTTCCCGTCTTATTTGCTCCCAAATTTTCAAGGAGACTTAAACCGAGACTTATTATTGAGAAGTTGTATTTGAAACAAGCTATTTCATTTGATTGGCTACTGAATAAGATTAATTACGAATTTCTGGCCCGTAATATTTAGAGAAACAATTGCACAGTGTCACATGTCGAATAACATATATACCACAAGCCGGATCACAGAAGTTGTAAGCCAATCCACGTACAAGCTTGTTTATTATCATGTCGTATATATTGGAAATTGCGCAGGGTCTCCCGATTCTGAAAACTAGAAAACAAGAGATGCCTTGTGGATGATCTTATCACGAAGCAGGAAACCGAAACATATAGATAAAAGTAACGTAGAAGAAAGACGTACTTAGACAACTTTGTCTGGGTTGGAAAAACAAAAGCCAACAAAGTAACATCTTAATCCACTTATCTATGTGGTTGTAAGCATGCATGGCTCGATTGGGGGCCCATATGTGAAAATTCATCCATAAATCAATCCATTATTAGCTAAGGTAAAGTCCGCGTATCATTATCATACCATTTGAAAACATATGTAGAAAATGGGAAAATGAATTCATTGAAATGACATTCGCTCTTAATTTAAAGACGTTGTCTCATAGCAGAAATACTTGTATTCCTTACATTTCCCATTCCCCTTCTAAGCTTATAGGTATCCCTTAAACTTGACCTAATTGTTCATACATTTCCATGGAAAAGGATAAGATCATATCCTAATATATATCATGGATTTTCCATCCGAATAGATGATTGTATTGTATCCAAGgagaagagtgaaaatcaATGAAGAAAGATGATCATAGTCCGCTCCTTCCGGATCGATCGGGTGCATCCAGTAGAACTTTGTGATAAATCAAAATCAAGTTTGGTCCCATGAAGAGACACTAAACAATAGACCAAGCAAATAATGCTCAATGTGTGTACTGTGTAGAACTTCCGTGTGGATGTAATTTAAAGATGCCTCCTTTACATTTCCCGTTCAATGTCCCTACCTGAAAGTGTCAGTTCTGTGAGGCCTTGCGGGCCTTCACTTTATTAGCCAACACACATTTTTCCATAGTCCACTGACCAGCCCGTATGCAAGCCTAAACTAACGTAACTCGTATTTCAccggaaaaggaaaaaaaaaaatatatatatatatatatatatatccataatATTTTGCAGGAAGCAATCaggataatttttttgggttacaaCAGTCGGGATAATTTATTAGGTCTATAGCACATTCCTTACTGTACTGAACAGAATAACCACCGATAAGACTGCATAACGCGAAGAGAATAAATGGCGACAACAATAGATGGAAACAATTCGACATCGTTCTTTTCATTCGTGCTAGGCATACTTTCTATCTATTTGCCTACGAAATTCGCAGGTTAGTAGACTCTCTTCCATCCGGAAGACAATTCGTACGCACACTGTATAGATTTCCAGTTCGCCTTCCATATTTGCTAGCAAAATCGGTTCAAACCAAATTTTCCAGAAGAGTCAACAAGGTGAGGCGAGGAGATCAACCGCCCTGTGCTTGTAAGTTCTCGGCAGAAAATTACtggaaaagaagagaagacaACGCTGCTTCTGTTTTAACGGCAAACCTTGTGAGGAAGCTTGAGAAAGTTACCGAAGAAGAATGTAGCTAGCTGAATCCGGTAAACTGTGCTGGACCGGATGCGTTTAACATAGGTTATACCTGTCGCTGGCTCGTACTTATGGGTAGTTCTCTATTGTGACGATTATCTTAGAGACGTATTTATGGGTACTTCTCTATTGTGACGATTATCCGGCCCGTCTCTAAGAAAGTGAATCCTTAGCCTACTTTTGTTGTAGTGTGTACACTGCAAAGAGGATCACTGCCAATTCTTCCAATCCAACATATCCCGG from Punica granatum isolate Tunisia-2019 chromosome 3, ASM765513v2, whole genome shotgun sequence includes:
- the LOC116199833 gene encoding root phototropism protein 2-like isoform X1, whose amino-acid sequence is MLSQVKRSPLIFSSCKVEANRVMAAPTKNRKVSFAMERTAQWIMSQGIPTDVVIKVGEANFSLHKFMLVAKSNHIRKLVMESGEKDLTKIDLSGIPGGANTFEKAAKFSYGVNFEITVQNVAALRCAAEYLQMTDHYCDDNLAGRTDDFLSQVGFSSFLSSVAVLKSCEDLLPLAEDLKIVDRCIEAAIFEACKEADFPSRSPPNWWMEELTILDVAFFGRIISAMRARGTKPVVLARSIMTYTERNLRDLVRDHSGNGTRSSAPTDHEHMTKQCKLVESIVALLPSEKAAFPINFLCCLLRCAIFVKASTGCKKELEKRISAIFEHVTVDDLLVLSFTYDGERLFDLESVRRILAGFVEKEKSVAVFNANDLREFCSSTLQRVAKIVDVYLGEIAIYSDLSISKFNGIANLVPKAARKVDDDLYRAIDIYLKAHPNLDEIEREKVCSVMDPLKLSYEARLHASQNKRLPVQIVLHALYYDQLKIRSGTSESYNKQDPVTMRSQVLADVSLVRENEDLRSELTMMKMYISDLQKSHGPKGLTRRPTFFSSMSKTLGKLNPFRHGSKDTSNIVDDPEEVKKPRRRRFSIS
- the LOC116199833 gene encoding root phototropism protein 2-like isoform X2 — encoded protein: MLSQVKRSPLIFSSCKVEANRVMAAPTKNRKVSFAMERTAQWIMSQGIPTDVVIKVGEANFSLHKVGFSSFLSSVAVLKSCEDLLPLAEDLKIVDRCIEAAIFEACKEADFPSRSPPNWWMEELTILDVAFFGRIISAMRARGTKPVVLARSIMTYTERNLRDLVRDHSGNGTRSSAPTDHEHMTKQCKLVESIVALLPSEKAAFPINFLCCLLRCAIFVKASTGCKKELEKRISAIFEHVTVDDLLVLSFTYDGERLFDLESVRRILAGFVEKEKSVAVFNANDLREFCSSTLQRVAKIVDVYLGEIAIYSDLSISKFNGIANLVPKAARKVDDDLYRAIDIYLKAHPNLDEIEREKVCSVMDPLKLSYEARLHASQNKRLPVQIVLHALYYDQLKIRSGTSESYNKQDPVTMRSQVLADVSLVRENEDLRSELTMMKMYISDLQKSHGPKGLTRRPTFFSSMSKTLGKLNPFRHGSKDTSNIVDDPEEVKKPRRRRFSIS